A stretch of DNA from Equus caballus isolate H_3958 breed thoroughbred chromosome 13, TB-T2T, whole genome shotgun sequence:
GCTATGAGGATGGCTTGGGTAGAAGTGGATGGCAGCCTGCCCCAGGCAGACGAGAGAAGGGACCAGGGCCTGACTGCATCTTCTCGTTCTCCTCTTGCTCCTTCCAGGTGAGACTGCTCCAGAGCCTGGGCCTGAAATCAACCCTCATCACCGATGGCTCCACTCCCATCAACCTCTTCAACACAGCCTTGGGTCTGCTGGGGCTAGGGTCTGAGGCCCAGCCTCCGGTCAAAAAGGCAGCCAAGGGGCCCGACCCCCAAGAAGGCCTGCCTCTCCAGTTCCCTGCCGCCCCTCAAGCTCTTGGAAGCAAGAGCATCATGCCTTAGCTCCATACTGTGCTGACAAATAAAACTCACACTTCTGGGCATTTAAACTGTTTTCTGTCACCATAAGTCTGCATCACAAGGGAGTTTAATGGCGTAAGGAGATACCCCTCAAATCTTGAGACAGTTAGTAGGGACcgtccccatctgtaaagtggagaggaaactgaggcagggagaagaCTAACCTGAAGCCACACAGGTAGCAACGGGGCCCCAAAGTCTTACCAACCAGACTGGCTTTTTAGCAGTCAGGCTTCCTAGACCCCACTTGGGAGAGGTGATGCTGCAGGTGAGAGGATGGGGCTTGCCTGGCCGGCCCCTCGGGGTGGCTCCTGCGCTAGCACCATCCCTTCTCGCTACCAAATCCTCCAGAAGCCCAGCTTGCAGCAGGTTCTGGAGTTTAACCCACTAGCTGAAGGTGCGGCCATCCTGGCTTCCTGCCGCCCCCACACCCCAGCACATGGGAGGCTCCCTTTGGTGCCACCTGCTGGTCACACTGCACCTGGCAGGCCTGTGCACGTGTCTTTTCTCAGATGAGGAtgtcagagagggaggaggatggTATGGGCTCTTCGGAGCATCAAGCGGGAGTGCCcctttcccaccctcccccagtGATGAGCCCTTATTTGGGGGAAGGAACCAGGCGTGATCAGTCTGAACACACAAGTGCAGGTTGCAAGGTTCCCCAGCCCTTGGTCCTAGGTGGAGTGTAGGTGCCGGGTCTGCCTGATCTCTGCTGAGGAAGTAAAAAGATCATAGGGGTAAAGAGAGAAGCTTGGGTTTACTCGCTGTGTGGCTAGAGAAGGCAACTTAACCTTCTCtgatctctcttcctctgtggACTGGGCCGGCAATTCCCCTACTGAGCAGGGTTGATGCTTTTTTAGGGTCTTATTCTTTTCCCCGCACTGGGGCCCCATAAGCCTTGTCTCTTTCCAAGTTGAGTTGCATTTATGTGGCAAGTGGCTCCACTCAAGTCCGAGCTTGTCGAGGAGGCCGGGGGCTGGCTGTCAGCCCACAGTACTCGGTAGTGCTGGCTCAGTGTTGATGGAAGAGGCAAGTGAGTCAGCCCCTCCGTCCCCGCTTCCTACAAACTCTCCTACGTCTTCCCTTAAGAGAGGTAACCAACTTCAAACTCTtcatctggcacatggtgagTGCTGAGTTGGCACTGTTTATTGCCAAGGACCTCTGGAGAATTGTCTGTGGTAGGTACATTCCTTCCCATCTCACCCACCGGCTCCCATGGCCATCCCTTGACCTTGTCATTACTAACAACCACACCACCTCTGAAACCTCAACTCCTGCTGCCTCCAACAACCATTGCTCCAACTCAAGGCTTCAATGACCTTGACCCCAACCACTTTCTCAACATTGACACCTCCCTTTCATTTCAGTCTTGCCCAGCTTCAAGTTCATTGTCTGTTGTGTGATTCACTCACTCTCACTCAAAAGCTCCCTTAACTCCCCCACCTCTCCGCTCTCCCATGATACTTAGTGGGAAAAGCTCCATCCCATCTTAAACCAACTACCGCCCTCTCTACCTGCCTCTGACCAACTATATGTTGCTGGGGGAGGAACACCCCACATGCTGAGTGATCTCATTTTAAACTTGTTGCAGCAAATTTCGAGGGAGACCTAACGCCTCTGACTATGCTTCTGTAGCTTGCGAGATCCCCTTCAGAACAACTATTCACACCTCCTCTCCCAACCTCCCACACCCCTGCCCACTTTCTCTCGCatctgagaaaatagaagcaaattGGGCAGGAAGGCTCTCCCCCCTTCCCAGCAGCAAATTAACAAGCTACCAGCCTCCTGTCCTCCCTCCTGTTCCCATTGAGGACACTGAGCCCAGCTCCTGCCGTGGGCTCTGGATCCCACCCCCTCAAGTCCTTGAATCCTCTCCTACATCAATCACCTTTCTCTCCTGCACTGTcaatttctctgtctccctcGGATTATCGTCATCTGTATATAAATATGCTCTAATCTCTCCCATGTAGCACCAACAAGGAAACTTCCCCCTTAGCCTACATCCCCTCCAGCTGCCACTTCTATTTTTCCTTCACAGCCAAATTTCTCAGTTCCCACTCCTCACTTGTCATTATCTCCTCAAACCACTCCAGTTAGGCTCTGTCTTCACCCCTTGCTTCATGGAAACTGCTCTAACCAGCATCACCAGTGATGTCTCTGTTGCTAGACCCAGCAGTTagcccctccctcagcctctcccgTGATTCAGCACAGTGGCCACCCACACTGAGGTCCCGGGACCGTCTACTccacttttctttcctccctcaggGGCAGCTTCTCAGTTTCCTTGGCCAGCTAGCTGCACTTTCTCTGCTCAGCCTGTAAATCATGGGTCACTCTGGGCCCTGTTCTTACTCAGCTACATTCTGGGCCAATCTCATGGCTTTAGATCATCTGTATACCACTGACTTCCAAATCCCTTTCTCCGTCCCTGATCTCACCCCTGAGATCCCTGATTTCCAGTTGATGACTTGATGTCTTCACATGGATGTCTAATAGGCCATCAGGCTTGGCCATATGACTTGTTCTGACTGATGAATTGCAAAAGGGAGTGACATCATCCTCCTGTCTGGCTTTTTCTGTGATGACCAGCAATATTCCAAATAGAGGCTGCTTTATCAGCCTGGGTCCCAGAGGGAAGATGGCATGAAGCAGAGCCACAGCTGACCCACGATAGACATGTGGCAGGAGCGTGAAATAAACGTATGCTGTTTTAAGTAATTGAGATGTGGGGGGTTTTGTTATCACAGCATAATCTAGCCTGGCCTGACTACTACATGTACCTCACGAGGCTGTGAGATCCTGTGAGGCAATAGGGGAAGCTGTTCTTTAAATTATATGCGTGAATATGGGCCCAGCACTGATTGTATGGTGAGGGAGGCAAGGTATACCTCAGTGATAGGAAAACAGGCCTTGCTGGAAATACACTGGAGTTTCAGCTCGCACTGGGGCCAGATTCTAAGTCAGTCTCTAAGTCCCTAATTTACCCTTGAAGGTCCCTTAAATCACCCATAAAATACAGTATGAATAGGACAGTGTGATATCTGATGAGGTTCAACACAGCCTGTTTTTCTCCAGCACTGGAGCCACtggcttatctttttttttttttttttgaaagattttttattttattcctttttctccccaaagacccccggtacatagttgtatattcttcgttgtgggtccttctagttgtggcacgtgggatgctgcctcagcgtggtttgatgagcagtgtcatgtccgtgcccaggattcgaaccagggaaacactgggccgcctgcagcggagctggtgaacttaaccactctaccacggggccagccccgcaactGGCTTATCTTTGGTTGCATACCAGATATAGTAATTGATTTGTTTAAGGACTCCTTGTATAAGAAAAATCTGTCTTTAAACAGCAAATCACACTCAGCATGGTGTGATGCTATTTACCAAATCTCCCCCTTCTGGGCCCACAACTAATCTATTTCTCAACCTCCCTTGCACAGAGCCGTGGCAATctgagttctagccaatggaatgtgagcagaagtagTGTGTGCCAATTCCCTGCCACCCCGTTAAAACCAGCCTCGTGCAACCTCCACGCGCACCTCTTCTGCCTGCATGACACAAGCAAGCAGGGCGCTCTCGGAAGCCATGTGTTGAAAACGGTGAAACCTGAAGATGGGAGGAGGCCGAGTCCCTGAATCTCTGCTTCGGGAGAGCTACCTCCCAGTCAGGAGCACCCGATAAGGACTGAACATGAGTTCGACACAAGCTATCATGTTTGAGCCACTATACGTCTTGAGGTTTGTTACAGCAGTTAGCGTTACTTGGACTAATCACAGTGTGAGAGCCTGGAAGAGATTCAAGACCACCGGAAGGAATAGTAGATTCATGGCGCCTGTCCTGTGCCCTCTCTGAGGCAGAGCCATTGAATGGAATAAGCAAATGGAACGTGCATGGTGCTTATTCATTCAGTGTGAAAGCACATAGGTGACTTCCAGAAAGTTATTACTGCACATAAGTAATGGACTAAGGTCCACCAGagatgctataacaaaataccagcagactggatggcttataaacaacagaaatttctctctcacagttctggaggctggaagcccaagatcaaggcaccgGCATGGTCAAGTCCTgctgagggccctcttcctggttgcCAGCCAGcaccttctcactatgtcctcacatggtagaaggggcGAGAGCTCTCTTGGGCCTCTTTTAGAAGGGCACTGATCCCACTCGTGATGGCTCATGACCTAATCccctcctaaaggccccacctccaaatattgtcacattgggcattaggtttCAGCATAGGAATTTTGAGGGCACATAAGCATTCTGACCACAGCAACACATAACACGACTCCACTGTGTCTCCTAGATCAATCATAGTGACTCCAAGACCCAATTCAGCCTGGTctttccccacccctcctccaggaggTCACAGGACCACTCTGCAGTTTCCTCCTGGGCTCAGTTCAGCCACGGGACATGAGACCAAAGGCACCAGGCTAACCTCCAGGCCTCAACAGGGGAGGAGCTTGGAGTCTTGGGAGCCAGTCACTCAGGCCTCAGGCACACATTCCACTTGAGTGGAAGATGCTCacccctcctctccacctctccctctttctcagaTCACAGAGAGCTGGATGTACATAAGTTAGAGACTCCTGTCACTGTAAATGGTCAGGGCCAAGGAGCCAGTCAGGGCTGTGGGGCTTGAGCAAGTGCTCAGAGGACTCATCGGCTGGAGGGGAGAGGTGACAGGAAGAAGAGCTCCAGGGCAGGAGCTGGGAGGGTACCTCATTGGTCTCCCACCCAGAGCAAGCAGCCAGGCACGGGAATACCTGCAGAGTGGGAGGGCAGCTTCTTCAAGTCCAAGTCtgtccctcctgctgccctgccctTCAACGTTCACCCTACAAGTGCCCCCAAAGAGTGCCCAGGTGATTCACTGCAGGATCATTCAGGTGGCAGGACGtggttaaacaaataaatagtggAATAAGGAACCCGCTGACGTGGACCACCGTGTATGGTAAATGTCAAGGGTGCAGGCTCTGGAGCCAAGCCAGCCAGCTTGGGCTCCTCTCAGGACCTCGACTTCCTCTCTGGAAAATGGGCACCATAGGACTGTCGTGTTGTGTAGCACATGGTATAGAGTGATTGTGAGGTGAAATGAGGTAATGGACACAAAAACCGCTTGCAACAGCAGGAGCAGAACACTACACAGAACATGGACAAAACGAAATTTAAAATATGGGACGATATACACGTAGACACGAAGAATTGAAACAGACACATAAGCAGTGAGTAGCACTGGTCGCCCCTTGGGAGAACTGAGAGCTTAAGGTGGCAGACTTCATCATCCTTTTGTAATGtatgcaatttaatttttttactgtcttttacccattattttgaaatatcctTCAGTAGCTTTGTGCGGCCCTCCGGATAAAGTCCAAATGCCCTGCTGGGCTCCTCAGGCTGCCCCAGCTGGCTTCCGCCTCAACTCTCACCGATTCTccagcccccaacccccagcACTCAGTGTTCCAGCCAAACTGACCTGTTTCCATTTCCGCAACTGCCCAGGGTGCTCTCCGGCCTCCCTGTTCCCTCAGCTGAGAATCCAATTCTCTCCTCTGCGTTAACCCTTCCCACCCCAATCCCTACCAGCTTTCTACTTGATACCCACCCCCTCACCAGCGCTTAAGTAGAGTGTTTCAGTGCTTTCTCCTCCCATCCTCCACCAAGCCCCTCCCTAACTGCATGATCGGCTCCCCCTTCACTGGTCTGACCTTCAAGAGGGCTGGAAAGCTGGTTGCCTAGTTCCCACCAAATCCCCTGGGCCTAGGACAGGAGTTGAGGCTCAACACACATGCGATAGTTTTCAGCTCCCCCAGACGTGGAGTGGACCTCTTGACTAAGCTATTATGTGAGTAAAATGAGCAACATCTGCAAAGAAGGCCCAGCACAGGATCTGGCATATGGTAGGCtcaatagttttaaaaagaaagctggtgCCACACACCAGAGAAAGCTTAGACAGTAGGGGTAGCTGCTAGGAACAGATGCCCACAATGTCTACTATGTGGTAGGTGCCCAAAAGACATTCAATAAGGAACAGCGATCCTCAGCATTATCAGGGAGAAGAATCAGTCACCTGGAGTTTATGAAAATTGCAGACTTGTGGGCCTATCCCTAGAGATTCTGACTCTGAAGGTTTGGTACTGGGTCCAAGAAGCTGAATTTTTAAGAACTATCCCACCAGTGGTCTAAGGACCTCACTCGGAGAAACCAGCTCATCTATTcgtgaatatttattaagcaggTACGATATGCCAGGTTAAGGTTAATCTTCATTGTAGGCATAGAGAAGGAACAAGAAAAGTCTATAGCTGTGGAGTTTACATTTTAGTGGGGGTAGAAAATATCAGGCATACAAATAAATGTGGCCAGTGAGAgttgtaaagaaaataaagcaggtggGCAGAGGACATAGCATGAGCTTGGGTggcagggagggcctctctgaggtCAGTGTGGAACAACAGGAAGGAGCCAGCCAGTAAACAACTGGGGGAAAAGCATCCAGATGGATCTTCCTTTTTCCCCAAGCTCCCCTCAACCCAGGCCCTGATCCAAGAGTATCTCAAAGGACGGTGAAGGATAGTGAAGAGCCCTCCCTCCGTCTCAGGCCTTTATTATTGAGGTTTTCAGACCCAGGATAGACCAGACAGAGGAGACTGCAATGGGGAAGGATCTAGAAGGTCCCTTCTCTCCAGGCCATGGTACCTGCAGGCTTTCTCTGGCCAGGGGCAGAGGCCTGACTCCCTGCCTTTTGGGAAACCTGGCCCCTACTCCATCTCATTCACTCAAATGTCCCTAAAGTCTCAGGCCAAGccagaccccagggctgagccagCGGGTGTGACAATGCCCAGTCCGCAGACAGGCCTCTTCACGCTCCAGGAGCACTGTCCCTATGGGCGGGGCCCTGTGAGCATCCTTCCTGATTTGACGTCCAGATGCTTAGGGATCACAGGAGCAGGGACTGGTCCTCAGGATTATGGAGAGGATAACATCTCCAAAGAGGCTGACCCCCTTCCCAGCAGGTTGGACAACACATTAGGAATACATGAGCCTGGGAGCTCCTAGGAGAGAGGGGAGCCACGTGGCACAGTGAGACTCCCATGGCAGGTAGGCAGCCAGGGGCTAGGGGGTTCCAGGGTCACTTCTTCTTGGCACGGTCTGCTGCATCCAAGGCAGCCATGTTGCGGGCGGCTGTGATCAGGTGGATGACACTGATGACGGACTTGAGCAAGGCGATGGGGGCAGTGATCCAGAGGCCCATTCGGAAAAGACCCACGGAGCCAACTGTGGGAAGGGAACAAAGGCGATACAGACAAAATGGGATACAAGCgagggaggggcccaggaatTGGTGGCCTTCCCTCCCTGGGCAGACCAGAACCCCCTCCCATCCTCCCACGTAGGCCCTCATCTCCTACCTAAAGGTCCCTCAGAGAAATTGAACAGGTAGAGGAGGCAGTAGAAGAGCTCATTTCCAGCACACAGGATAAACAGGGCAGGCTGCACAAACCGCAAAGAGGCTGCTTCAGCAAAAGGGTGGGGCAGCCCCCCACCGCCCCGCCCAAGTAAGGGACAGGGGCTGGCACCCTCTGACAGTGGGCAGCAGGGAGGAACTATACTGGGGAAATAGGGATGCAGGGGGTAGGGGAGTAGGGTGAGGGTGGAAGGAAAGAACAATTTCAGCAGATtacttctctctttaaaaatcctttctgaGGCTGCCACTGCTCCCAGAATGAAGTCCACGCTCCTAGTCAGGGCCTAAGGCCTTTTGAGAGCCGGCTCTAAGACCTCTCTGGATTCTCTCTCCGTCCTCCCTTCCCTGCTCCAGCTACTGTTCCTCCTCCCTGGGTGCACCTGGGCCCCATGCCCACTGGCTGCCTGGAGCAATTTACACAGGCCCTCCCCACCAATTCTACCCTCCATGCCTCAGCTTACAGGCCTCTTTCCCTGGGTTGGCTGTCCTGCCTTGGTGTTTGTGCCCAAGGATGCCCTTGGTGTTTGGGACCAAGGTTCAGCCTAGGACTTGGCCTAAGCTGAGTAAATAAGGGAGGGGCAGGAAATGCTCACTCTGGAGGTGTAGTAGATGCGGAGCACTGGATTTCCAGACAGGTCGATCATCTTGTGACTTTCACTGCCTCGGGCCACAGAACTTGGGGAGAAAACAGGAGGAATCCATGAGTGTTCATTACCACTAATGCCCATCTAATCCTCATATCAACCCCCACCAGCTATCTACTGTACAGAGGCACCAGGGCACAGCTGAGGACCACTGTCTTGCCCAAAGCCACTCAATTACCTAGCTGGGaacagagtcaggattcaaatgcCAACATTCAAACGCCCCCACGCCCCTTTCCAAGAGCTGTTATCTATCTGGAATCCTCAAATACCCAGTCAGAAGAATTTAGAGATTGCTTAATTCCACTGTAAACAGGACTAAAACTGATTCAGAGAGGATTTGCCCAGCATCCTTCAACAAAGCAGAGCTAAAAAGGAGACATCCCAAGAAGCCTGAAGCCATTCCAGACACCCTCCCATACAGTCTCACCCCTCCCCACTGTTGTGTCATCGCAGACACAATCGCAGACCTGTGGAGGTGCAGCCAGTGGCTGGCCACATCCAAGCTCATGCTGAGCTGGAAGAGAAGGGTGGCCCGAGGGTACAGCAAGGCCAGGTTGACCAGCAGACACATGGTGGAGCAGCGGTCTGTCAGCATGTCCAGCATGGCCCCAAACCGGGTCCCTGAAAAATGAGGACTATTAGGTGGGAAGAGGCTATTAGGAGCCAGCAGATCTACGCCAGGGGCCTTATTTGGTAGTTCACTCTAATGCAGAgcctaaaagaactgaaaatgtcCACCATCCATGCCTGGGGAGGAAAGCAGGCTGCTAGCTGTAGGGTGTGAGGTCAGTGGGCAAGGGTCACCATGACATGAAATGGGGATAAATGTGAGTGTGGAGAGAGCAAAACTCATCAATCCTAGAACCAAAGGTCCAGGTCTCAAGACAGGGAGACTTGAAGTCTTAGGGGAAGTCCTGGAGGTGGGTCTGGAGAACAGATTAAAAAGCTAGTCAACCCTCCAGAAGCCGTCCGAATGCCTTCTCTATCCTCCCTCCAAACACGCCTTCTGTAATCCCTATTGCTTGTGCCTGGCATTCAGTAGACGCCCCGTACACCTGCTGGTTTTTATTCAGAGAAGCCTACAGCACTGCCACTGCCATGTCCAGTCTTGCTAGCCCACACTCCTCAGTATCAGTGAGTTCTTCTCAACAGCTAGCTTAAATCCCTTCTGCTACAAAACCAAGccattctcttctgctttctACAGAGAAGGGAATAACGGAGGCCTCCGATTCCCGAGTACCCGCCCACCCTGAGGTCCTGAGTAGGCAGGAAAACGGGCAGAGGGCTGCTGGGCCCAAAGGCTGGCTGGGAGGAGGTATCTGTCACCTTGATTAAGGGCTCGAGCAGCGTGTCCATCGAAAGCGTCCAAAAGTCCGCTGAGCAGGTAGAAGGAGGAGGCCGTTAGGGGGCAGCAGGGCATGAAGTAGAAAGAAATGATGGCGAAGACAATCCGGGCATAACCTTGGGATGGGAcggggaggagacagacagggcGAGATCAGGGAGCCTGCCCACCGCCCCTCGCCCTCCCGTTCGGCCTGGAGCCGCGGGCAGCACTCACCAATGAGGTTAGGCACAAACAGGAAGATATTTTCGCCCGGCATCGCGGCGGCCCCCTTGCCGCCCCTGGCAGAATCTGGAAGCGCCAGCTCCGTCCCTGCCCCAATGTGCGGCCTCACCCTCCGGCCCGGCGCATCCGCCGCGCCGACTGCGCGCAAGCCCCCGCTGCCCCCGCCCGGCCCCAGATGTTAAAGCTCGCTGCCCGCCGGAGCATGGGCCGACCCAGATGTGCGCGGGGCGCAGGGGGCGCGCACACTCGCCCTTCTTATGGGCAGACCCTCGCCTCTGCTCGCCCCGCAGGCGCTCCCGCCTCCAGCTGCGGCCCCTGCTGTTCCAGCTGTGCTCGGCTTCCGGAAACCTACTCTTCCGCGTTCATACTTGCAAagtcagagaaagggaaaaaaggcttaaaaaaatGGCTGCGGCCCCTTTAAGACCTGCgagcttccttttccttttcctccctccgcCCCTTTCCATCGGCTCGTACCAAAGCACAGACGGAGGAGAGGGGGCAAAGAACCGTCGACGCCGAGCAAAGGAGGGACTGAAAAGGAGAGGTCAAAACAGAAGGAGGCTAGATGCATAGCTCTACTTTCCTTTCTGCGGAGGAAATGACTTCCTGGagacaaagggaagaggaaaagattcCGCCCTCCCAAGTCTTTGCAGCCCCAAGAGGCAGGGTTATTTAGTACAGTCcacatcccccccacccccccccttCGGCCTCATGTGCTCTCGCAGGCTCCAGGCTACGAGGTGCCGGCTAGAGAGGCTGGAGGATGGCCTAGGGTGAAGTTGCTTGACGCGTGCCCCTAGTGGTAGGAGGATTAGGTCCCAGACTCCACCCTACCTGCTCCTCCCAAGTTTCTCAAG
This window harbors:
- the CDIPT gene encoding CDP-diacylglycerol--inositol 3-phosphatidyltransferase isoform X1 encodes the protein MTLCCFPPKALPKTRQPTCRPRPGYARIVFAIISFYFMPCCPLTASSFYLLSGLLDAFDGHAARALNQGTRFGAMLDMLTDRCSTMCLLVNLALLYPRATLLFQLSMSLDVASHWLHLHSSVARGSESHKMIDLSGNPVLRIYYTSRPALFILCAGNELFYCLLYLFNFSEGPLVGSVGLFRMGLWITAPIALLKSVISVIHLITAARNMAALDAADRAKKK
- the CDIPT gene encoding CDP-diacylglycerol--inositol 3-phosphatidyltransferase isoform X2, with product MPGENIFLFVPNLIGYARIVFAIISFYFMPCCPLTASSFYLLSGLLDAFDGHAARALNQGTRFGAMLDMLTDRCSTMCLLVNLALLYPRATLLFQLSMSLDVASHWLHLHSSVARGSESHKMIDLSGNPVLRIYYTSRPALFILCAGNELFYCLLYLFNFSEGPLVGSVGLFRMGLWITAPIALLKSVISVIHLITAARNMAALDAADRAKKK